The DNA window GCACCGTCGCCAAAAAGGACACAGGTATTCCTGTCTTTCCAGTTCACCACTGATGAAAGCACTTCGGCTCCCACAACAATCACATGGTCACAGGTTCCGGCGTATATGAAGCTCCGAGCCGTTTCGAGGGCGTAAGAAAAGCCGCTGCATGCAGCGGCAAGATCGAAGGCACCGGCTCTGGGAATATCCAGGGCATCCTGGATCAAGCAGGCCGTAGATGGAAAGGCTTTATAATCAGGCGTGGATGTGGCAACAATGATCATTCCAATATCATCTTTAGAAACTCCGGAACTCAGAAGTGCCAGACGGGCAGCCTCAATCCCCAGGGTTGAACAGCTCTCTCCTTCGGAAGCGAGATACCGGGATTCAATCCCGGTATGGGAACGTATCCATTCATCTGAGGTATCCACCCAGTTGGACAGGTCGTCATTACTGACTTTACGGTGGGGCAGAGATTTTCCCAGACCGGTGATAATTCCATTGCGGATAGTCGTTGTCATAAAATTATTATTTACAGAATAGGACCAAATGTCAATAACAGCAGAGGCCTTTGGGTGAAATTGAGACCAAACGAACCTGAAAAAGATGATTTGGATGATTCAGGTTTTCCATTCTTCCTTCCTATGAATTATAATAAAAGAAAATAATTTCAAAGAGGTACAGATATGCTCCAGAAGGGAGATCAAGTTAAAAATTTCACACTCCAGGATGACCACGGACAGGAAATCAGTCTCTCAGATTTCAGAGGAAAAAAAGTTGTTGTCTATTTTTACCCCAAAGATGACACTCCCGGCTGCACCGTCGAGGCCTGCAGCTTCAGGGACGAGCACAGCCGCTTCGCGGATGCGAATACAGTAATTCTGGGAATCAGCAAAGATTCAGTAGAAAAGCATGAAAAATTTAAATCAAAATATGATTTGCCTTTTTACCTGCTCAGCGATCCTGAAACAACGGTGATAAAACATTTTGGAGCCTGGGGGGAGAAAAAAAATTACGGAAAGACCTATGAAGGAATCATCCGTTCCACCTTCATCCTTGATGAAGTGGGTAAGGTGATTCATACATTTGAAAAAGTGACTACCAAAGATCATGCCTTGGCCGTTTTGGAAGAAATAGGAAAGTTCTAAAACCGTCAGGGCCTAAAAAACCCCCAAGGGAAAGGAGGAAAACCTTAGGGGTTGAAAAATTTTTAATTTAAAACGGTTATGCTTGTAATACAATCCACCTTAAGAAGCGTTACAACAATTTTAAATTTTTTAGAAATCCCGTCCTAAAAAGTCCAATCTTGTTCAATCCATAGGCTTGAGGTATCT is part of the Oceanispirochaeta sp. genome and encodes:
- the bcp gene encoding thioredoxin-dependent thiol peroxidase, with the protein product MLQKGDQVKNFTLQDDHGQEISLSDFRGKKVVVYFYPKDDTPGCTVEACSFRDEHSRFADANTVILGISKDSVEKHEKFKSKYDLPFYLLSDPETTVIKHFGAWGEKKNYGKTYEGIIRSTFILDEVGKVIHTFEKVTTKDHALAVLEEIGKF